From the Oryzias latipes chromosome 22, ASM223467v1 genome, one window contains:
- the degs2 gene encoding sphingolipid delta(4)-desaturase/C4-monooxygenase DES2, with product MGKAGGRVDFEWVYNDQPHTSRRKEILAKYPQIKSLMGPDPQLKWVVSGMVLTQLLACYLVHDLSWKWVIFWAYAFGGCINHSLTLAIHDISHNVAFGNKLAKWNRWFAMWANLPIGVPYSAAFKKYHIDHHRYLGGDQLDVDIPTDTEGWFFYTPARKVLWLFLQPLFYALRPLVVNPKPVGQIEIQNTVVQLTADAIIYYFWGVKPIVYLIAGSILCMGLHPISGHFIAEHYMFMKGHETYSYYGPLNWITFNVGYHMEHHDFPSIPGSKLPLVKKIAAEYYDCLPQHTSWSRVLWDFVFDDSIGPYARIKREYKLSKQE from the exons ATGGGGAAAGCAGGTGGAAGAGTAGACTTTGAATGGGTCTACAACGACCAGCCGCACACATCCAGGAGAAAGGAGATTCTCG ccAAATATCCCCAGATCAAGTCTCTGATGGGTCCAGACCCCCAGTTGAAGTGGGTTGTATCTGGCATGGTCCTTACTCAGCTCCTGGCCTGTTACCTGGTCCATGACCTTTCTTGGAAGTGGGTCATCTTCTGGGCCTACGCCTTCGGAGGCTGCATCAATCACTCCCTGACTCTGGCCATTCACGACATCTCTCACAATGTCGCCTTCGGAaacaagctagcaaagtggaaCCGCTGGTTTGCCATGTGGGCCAACCTGCCCATTGGCGTGCCCTACTCTGCCGCCTTTAAAAAATACCACATTGATCACCACCGGTACCTGGGGGGCGATCAATTGGATGTGGACATCCCCACAGATACCGAAGGGTGGTTCTTCTACACACCAGCCAGGAAGGTGCTGTGGCTGTTCCTCCAGCCGCTGTTTTACGCCCTGCGACCGCTGGTGGTCAATCCTAAACCGGTGGGGCAGATAGAGATCCAGAACACAGTGGTTCAGCTCACTGCAGACGCAATCATCTATTATTTCTGGGGAGTGAAGCCCATTGTTTACCTCATCGCTGGATCTATCCTGTGCATGGGATTACACCCCATCTCCGGACATTTCATCGCAGAGCATTACATGTTCATGAAGGGACACGAGACGTATTCTTACTACGGACCGCTAAACTGGATCACCTTCAATGTAGGGTACCACATGGAGCACCACGATTTCCCCAGCATACCTGGAAGCAAGCTTCCTCTG GTCAAAAAAATCGCAGCAGAGTATTACGACTGTCTTCCCCAGCACACTTCCTGGTCCCGGGTCCTGTGGGACTTTGTGTTTGACGACAGCATTGGACCATATGCCAGAATCAAACGGGAGTACAAGCTGAGCAAACAGGAATAG
- the LOC101173824 gene encoding transcriptional repressor protein YY1: MASGDTLYIETDGSEMPAEIVELHEIEVETIETTIVGDDGEHQPMIALQPLDTDDPNAIHSHQEVILVQTREEVVGEEDSELPADDGFEDQILIPVPAVEEDYIEQTLVTIAGKSSTGRMKKSASGKKAGKKSYLTGGEMGRKWEQKQVQIKTLEGEFSVTMWASDDKKDMDHGEQITGENSPPDYSEYMTGKKLPPGGIPGIDLSDPKQLAEFARMKPRKIKEDDAPRTIACPHKGCTKMFRDNSAMRKHLHTHGPRVHVCAECGKAFVESSKLKRHQLVHTGEKPFQCTFEGCGKRFSLDFNLRTHVRIHTGDRPYVCPFDGCNKKFAQSTNLKSHILTHAKAKNNQ; encoded by the exons ATGGCGTCCGGGGATACCCTGTACATAGAAACGGACGGCTCAGAGATGCCAGCCGAAATAGTTGAACTGCACGAAATTGAAGTAGAGACAATCGAAACCACTATTGTCGGAGACGACGGTGAGCACCAGCCGATGATCGCCCTGCAGCCGCTTGACACGGACGATCCCAACGCGATCCATTCGCACCAGGAGGTGATTTTGGTGCAAACGAGAGAAGAGGTGGTGGGCGAGGAGGACTCGGAATTGCCCGCGGACGACGGTTTCGAGGACCAAATTCTGATCCCAGTCCCCGCCGTGGAAGAGGACTACATCGAACAGACTCTGGTTACGATTGCAGGGAAAAGCTCAACAGGCCGCATGAAGAAGAGTGCAAGCGGGAAGAAAGCAGGCAAAAAGAGCTACCTAACCGGCGGGGAAATGGGCCGAAAGTGGGAACAGAAACAGGTCCAGATAAAGACTCTAGAGGGAGAGTTTTCAGTCACTATGTGGGCATCAG ATGACAAGAAGGATATGGATCACGGGGAGCAGATCACAGGGGAAAACTCCCCGCCAGATTATTCGGAATACATGACTGGAAAAAAGCTCCCCCCTGGAGGAATCCCGGGCATTGACCTGTCAGATCCCAAACAGCTGGCAGAGTTTGCACG AATGaaaccaagaaaaataaaagaagatgaTGCACCAAGAACGATTGCTTGTCCGCATAAA GGATGCACAAAGATGTTCAGGGACAATTCGGCGATGAGAAAACACTTGCACACTCACGGGCCTCGTGTGCACGTTTGTGCAGAGTGTGGCAAGGCTTTCGTAGAAAGTTCAAAACTAAAAAGGCATCAACTTGTACACACAGGGGAAAAGCCTTTCCAG tgcACATTTGAAGGCTGCGGCAAACGTTTCTCCCTGGACTTTAACTTGCGCACGCATGTGCGCATTCACACTGGAGATCGCCCGTACGTGTGCCCCTTCGACGGCTGCAACAAAAAATTCGCCCAGTCGACCAACTTAAAGTCTCACATCCTCACACACGCCAAAGCAAAAAATAACCAGTGA